A stretch of Streptomyces vietnamensis DNA encodes these proteins:
- a CDS encoding HesB/IscA family protein, whose protein sequence is MSVSDEKTTVSDGILLSDAAAAKVKALLDQEGREDLALRVAVQPGGCSGLRYQLFFDERSLDGDVVKDFDGVKVVTDRMSAPYLGGASIDFVDTIEKQGFTIDNPNATGSCACGDSFS, encoded by the coding sequence ATGTCCGTATCGGACGAGAAGACCACTGTCAGCGACGGCATCCTCCTGTCCGACGCCGCCGCGGCCAAGGTCAAGGCCCTCCTCGACCAGGAAGGCCGCGAGGACCTGGCCCTGCGCGTCGCCGTTCAGCCCGGCGGCTGCTCCGGCCTGCGTTACCAGCTGTTCTTCGACGAGCGCTCGCTCGACGGTGACGTCGTGAAGGACTTCGACGGCGTCAAGGTCGTCACCGACCGCATGAGCGCCCCGTACCTGGGCGGCGCGTCGATCGACTTCGTCGACACGATCGAGAAGCAGGGCTTCACCATCGACAACCCGAACGCCACGGGCTCCTGCGCCTGCGGCGACTCGTTCAGCTAA
- the nadA gene encoding quinolinate synthase NadA: MTTAQPLDVQPTPLALLLLGREADPKSERGVECPGDLPSPSDPDLVERARAAKEKLGDKVFVLGHHYQRDEVIQFADVTGDSFKLARDAAAKPEAEYIVFCGVHFMAESADILTGDDQKVVLPDLAAGCSMADMATAEQVAECWDVLTEAGIAEQVVPVSYMNSSADIKAFTGKHGGTICTSSNAERALNWAFEQGEKVLFLPDQHLGRNTAVRDMGMSLDDCVLYNPHKPNGGLTVEELRAAKMILWRGHCSVHGRFSLDSVNDVRERIPGVNVLVHPECRHEVVAAADYVGSTEYIINTLEAAPAGSKWAIGTELNLVRRLANRFADQGKEIVFLDKTVCFCSTMNRIDLPHLVWTLESLAEGNLVNQIQVDKETESFAKLALERMLALP; encoded by the coding sequence GTGACCACCGCCCAGCCCCTGGATGTGCAGCCGACGCCGCTCGCCCTGCTCCTGCTCGGTCGCGAAGCCGACCCGAAGAGCGAGCGCGGAGTGGAGTGTCCCGGCGATCTGCCGTCGCCCTCCGACCCGGACCTCGTGGAGCGCGCCCGCGCAGCGAAGGAGAAGCTCGGGGACAAGGTCTTCGTGCTCGGCCACCACTACCAGCGCGACGAGGTCATCCAGTTCGCCGACGTGACCGGTGACTCCTTCAAGCTCGCGCGCGACGCCGCCGCCAAGCCCGAGGCCGAGTACATCGTCTTCTGCGGCGTCCACTTCATGGCCGAGTCTGCCGACATCCTCACCGGCGACGACCAGAAGGTCGTCCTGCCCGACCTCGCGGCCGGCTGCTCGATGGCCGACATGGCCACCGCCGAGCAGGTCGCCGAGTGCTGGGACGTGCTGACCGAGGCCGGCATCGCCGAGCAGGTCGTGCCCGTCTCGTACATGAACTCCTCGGCCGACATCAAGGCCTTCACCGGCAAGCACGGGGGCACGATCTGCACCTCGTCCAACGCCGAGCGGGCCCTGAACTGGGCCTTCGAGCAGGGCGAGAAGGTGCTCTTCCTGCCGGACCAGCACCTGGGCCGCAACACCGCCGTCCGCGACATGGGCATGTCCCTGGACGACTGCGTGCTCTACAACCCGCACAAGCCGAACGGCGGGCTCACCGTCGAGGAGCTGCGCGCCGCCAAGATGATCCTCTGGCGGGGCCACTGCTCGGTGCACGGCCGCTTCTCGCTGGACTCGGTGAACGACGTGCGCGAGCGCATCCCGGGCGTGAACGTGCTCGTCCACCCCGAGTGCCGCCACGAGGTCGTCGCCGCCGCGGACTACGTGGGCTCGACCGAGTACATCATCAACACCCTGGAGGCGGCCCCGGCCGGTTCCAAGTGGGCGATCGGCACGGAGCTGAACCTGGTCCGGCGCCTGGCGAATCGATTCGCCGACCAGGGCAAGGAGATCGTCTTCCTCGACAAGACGGTCTGCTTCTGCTCGACGATGAACCGCATCGACCTCCCGCACCTGGTGTGGACCCTGGAGTCCCTGGCCGAGGGCAACCTCGTCAACCAGATCCAGGTCGACAAGGAGACGGAGAGCTTCGCCAAGCTCGCGCTCGAGCGGATGCTGGCGCTGCCGTAA
- a CDS encoding efflux RND transporter permease subunit — protein MSWLSRFSLAQRALIGLMSIVAIVFGAIAIPQLKQQLFPSIELPMVSILAPYQGASPDVVEKQVVQPLENSLKAVDGIKGITSTASEGSAVIMASFDYGDEGTKQLVADVQQAVNRARAQLPDAVDPQVVAGSTDDIPTVVLAVTSDKDQQALADQLDRTVVPALEDIDGVAQVTVDGVRDLQVSVTPDDRKLAAAGLSPMKLAEAIRNGGGTMPAGAFSEAGKSRTVQVGGGYTSLQQIQDLRIKPEKGRAVRLGDVAAVKQEEATPVSLTRTNGKPSLAVLATMDKDGSAVAISDAVKDKLPGLRKDLGAGAELTVVSDQGPAVAKSISGLTTEGALGLVMAVLVILVFLASLRSTLVTAVSIPLSVVLALIVLWTRDLSLNVLTLGALTIAIGRVVDDSIVVLENIKRHLGYGEERQAAIITAVKEVAGAVTSSTLTTVAVFLPIGLVGGMIGELFGSFSLTVTAALLASLLVSLTVVPVLSYWFLRAPKGTSADPEEARRLAEEKETKSRLQRAYVPVLRFATRRRFTSVVLALVVLFGTFGMAPLLKTNFFDQGEQKVLTVKQKLAPGTSLAASDEAAKKVEKVLADTKGVKDYQVTVGSSGFMAAFGGGTGSNQASYQVTLEDSASYEKTRDALHEALGRLDGIGDTTVAAGDGFGNQDLSVVVKAADPATLKKAAEQVTQSVAELKNVSDVQSDLSQSVPRISVRANEKAADAGFDDAGLGMIVAQAVHGTPAAKAILDDTERDVLITSAHPATTLAALKALPLGPVKLGDIAHVELVPGPVSMTRIDGARAATITAKPTTDNTGAVSAELQTKINALDLPEGATASIGGVSQDQSEATGKMALAMLAAVAIVFMLLVATFRSLIQPLILLVSIPFAATGAIGLLVATGTAMGVPAMIGMLMLIGIVVTNAIVLIDLINQYRAQGLGVVEAVIEGGRHRLRPILMTALATIFALLPMALGVTGEGGFIAQPLAVVVIGGLITSTLLTLLLVPTLYAMVELRKERRAKKKAAKREKKAGGDAPVPPQAKEPAAV, from the coding sequence ATGTCCTGGCTGTCCAGATTCAGCCTCGCGCAACGGGCCCTGATCGGGCTGATGTCCATCGTCGCGATCGTGTTCGGAGCGATCGCGATCCCGCAGCTGAAGCAGCAGTTGTTCCCCTCGATCGAACTGCCGATGGTCTCGATCCTCGCCCCGTACCAGGGCGCCTCTCCCGATGTGGTCGAGAAGCAGGTCGTCCAGCCGCTGGAGAACAGCCTCAAGGCCGTCGACGGCATCAAGGGCATCACGTCCACCGCCTCCGAGGGCAGCGCCGTCATCATGGCCAGCTTCGACTACGGGGACGAGGGCACCAAGCAGCTCGTCGCCGACGTCCAGCAGGCCGTCAACCGGGCCCGCGCCCAGCTGCCGGACGCGGTCGACCCGCAGGTGGTGGCCGGCTCCACCGACGACATCCCGACCGTCGTGCTCGCCGTCACCTCGGACAAGGACCAGCAGGCGCTCGCCGACCAGCTGGACAGGACCGTCGTCCCCGCCCTCGAGGACATCGACGGCGTCGCCCAGGTCACCGTCGACGGCGTCCGCGACCTCCAGGTCTCCGTCACCCCGGACGACCGCAAGCTCGCCGCGGCCGGCCTGAGCCCGATGAAGCTCGCCGAGGCCATCCGGAACGGCGGCGGCACCATGCCCGCCGGCGCCTTCTCCGAGGCCGGCAAGAGCCGCACCGTCCAGGTCGGCGGCGGCTACACCTCGCTGCAGCAGATCCAGGACCTGCGGATCAAGCCCGAGAAGGGCAGGGCGGTCCGCCTCGGTGACGTCGCCGCCGTGAAGCAGGAGGAGGCCACCCCGGTCTCCCTGACCCGTACCAACGGCAAGCCCAGCCTCGCCGTCCTGGCCACCATGGACAAGGACGGCAGCGCCGTCGCCATCTCCGACGCGGTCAAGGACAAGCTGCCGGGGCTGCGCAAGGACCTCGGCGCGGGCGCCGAGCTGACCGTGGTCTCCGACCAGGGCCCGGCCGTCGCCAAGTCGATCTCCGGCCTCACCACCGAGGGCGCGCTCGGCCTCGTCATGGCCGTCCTCGTCATCCTGGTCTTCCTGGCCTCGCTGCGCTCCACGCTGGTCACCGCGGTCTCCATCCCGCTCTCGGTCGTCCTCGCCCTGATCGTGCTGTGGACCCGTGACCTGTCCCTGAACGTGCTGACGCTCGGCGCGCTCACCATCGCCATCGGCCGGGTCGTCGACGACTCGATCGTGGTCCTGGAGAACATCAAGCGACACCTCGGATACGGCGAGGAGCGGCAGGCCGCGATCATCACCGCGGTCAAGGAGGTCGCCGGCGCGGTCACCTCCTCGACCCTCACCACCGTCGCCGTCTTCCTGCCGATCGGCCTGGTCGGCGGCATGATCGGCGAGCTGTTCGGCTCCTTCAGCCTCACCGTCACGGCCGCGCTGCTCGCCTCGCTGCTCGTCTCGCTCACGGTCGTCCCGGTCCTGTCGTACTGGTTCCTGCGCGCCCCCAAGGGCACCTCCGCGGACCCGGAGGAGGCCCGCCGACTGGCCGAGGAGAAGGAGACGAAGAGCCGCCTCCAGCGCGCGTACGTGCCGGTGCTGCGGTTCGCCACCCGGCGCCGCTTCACCAGCGTCGTCCTCGCCCTCGTGGTCCTCTTCGGCACCTTCGGCATGGCGCCGCTCCTGAAGACCAACTTCTTCGACCAGGGCGAGCAGAAGGTCCTGACGGTCAAGCAGAAGCTGGCCCCGGGCACCAGCCTCGCCGCCTCCGACGAGGCCGCGAAGAAGGTCGAGAAGGTCCTCGCCGACACGAAGGGCGTCAAGGACTACCAGGTCACCGTCGGCTCCTCCGGCTTCATGGCGGCCTTCGGCGGCGGCACCGGCTCCAACCAGGCGTCGTACCAGGTGACCCTGGAGGACTCCGCCTCGTACGAGAAGACCCGGGACGCCCTGCACGAGGCGCTCGGCAGGCTCGACGGCATCGGCGACACGACCGTCGCCGCCGGTGACGGCTTCGGCAACCAGGACCTCAGCGTGGTCGTCAAGGCCGCCGACCCGGCGACCCTGAAGAAGGCGGCCGAGCAGGTCACGCAGTCCGTCGCCGAGTTGAAGAACGTCTCCGACGTGCAGAGCGACCTGTCCCAGTCGGTGCCGCGGATCTCGGTCCGGGCCAACGAGAAGGCGGCCGACGCCGGCTTCGACGACGCCGGCCTCGGCATGATCGTGGCTCAGGCGGTGCACGGCACCCCGGCCGCCAAGGCGATCCTCGACGACACCGAGCGGGACGTCCTGATCACCTCGGCCCACCCGGCCACCACGCTGGCCGCGCTGAAGGCGCTGCCGCTCGGCCCGGTGAAGCTCGGCGACATCGCGCACGTCGAGCTGGTGCCCGGCCCGGTCTCCATGACCCGGATCGACGGCGCCCGCGCGGCCACGATCACGGCCAAGCCGACCACGGACAACACCGGTGCGGTGAGCGCCGAGCTCCAGACGAAGATCAACGCGCTGGACCTGCCCGAGGGAGCCACCGCGTCCATCGGCGGCGTCTCCCAGGACCAGTCCGAGGCCACCGGCAAGATGGCCCTGGCGATGCTCGCCGCCGTGGCGATCGTCTTCATGCTGCTCGTCGCGACCTTCCGCTCGCTGATCCAGCCGCTGATCCTGCTGGTCTCGATCCCGTTCGCGGCGACCGGCGCGATCGGTCTGCTCGTGGCCACCGGCACGGCGATGGGCGTCCCGGCGATGATCGGCATGCTGATGCTCATCGGCATCGTCGTCACCAACGCGATCGTCCTGATCGACCTGATCAACCAGTACCGGGCGCAGGGCCTGGGCGTCGTCGAAGCGGTGATCGAGGGCGGCCGGCACCGGCTCCGCCCGATCCTGATGACCGCCCTGGCGACGATCTTCGCCCTGCTGCCGATGGCCCTCGGCGTCACCGGCGAGGGCGGCTTCATCGCCCAGCCGCTGGCCGTGGTGGTGATCGGCGGTCTGATCACCTCGACGCTGCTGACCCTGCTCCTCGTCCCGACGCTCTACGCGATGGTGGAGCTCCGCAAGGAGCGCCGTGCGAAGAAGAAGGCGGCGAAGCGGGAGAAGAAGGCGGGCGGCGACGCCCCGGTTCCGCCGCAGGCCAAGGAGCCGGCCGCGGTCTGA
- a CDS encoding response regulator, with product MTIRVLLADDQALLRSAFKVLVNSEPDMEVVGEAPDGAEAVALARATRPDVVLMDIRMPGTDGLAATRMITADPELADVRIVMLTTFEVDEYVVQSLRAGASGFLGKGAEPEELLGAIRIAHAGEALLSPAATKGLIASFLAQGGQGADTADAGVGARSERLAALTAREREVLVLVAGGLSNDEIAERLDVSPLTVKTHVNRAMAKLGARDRAQLVVTAYESGLVRPRVE from the coding sequence ATGACCATTCGCGTACTGCTCGCCGACGACCAGGCCCTGCTCCGCAGCGCCTTCAAGGTCCTGGTGAACTCCGAGCCGGACATGGAGGTGGTCGGGGAGGCGCCCGACGGCGCCGAGGCGGTCGCGCTGGCCCGCGCCACGCGGCCCGACGTCGTCCTGATGGACATCCGCATGCCGGGCACGGACGGCCTCGCCGCGACCCGGATGATCACCGCCGATCCCGAGCTCGCCGACGTACGGATCGTCATGCTGACCACCTTCGAGGTCGACGAGTACGTCGTGCAGTCGCTGCGCGCCGGCGCCTCCGGCTTCCTCGGCAAGGGGGCCGAGCCGGAGGAGCTCCTCGGCGCGATCCGGATCGCGCACGCCGGCGAGGCGCTGCTCTCCCCGGCCGCCACGAAGGGCCTGATCGCCAGCTTCCTCGCCCAGGGCGGCCAGGGCGCGGACACCGCGGACGCGGGCGTCGGCGCCCGCTCCGAGCGGCTCGCCGCGCTCACCGCCCGCGAGCGCGAAGTGCTCGTCCTCGTCGCGGGCGGTCTCTCCAACGACGAGATCGCCGAGCGGCTCGACGTCAGCCCGCTGACCGTGAAGACACACGTCAACCGGGCCATGGCCAAGCTCGGCGCCCGCGACCGGGCCCAGCTGGTGGTCACGGCGTACGAGTCCGGCCTCGTACGCCCCCGGGTGGAGTGA
- a CDS encoding sensor histidine kinase translates to MTPSGPATGTPRARLRDWFHAHPLAFDATIAAGALVAMIAGSFTDPHGSPDGPTFGDHAPDAWSVLIMIAGAAALVMRRRSPFAVLAFTVTISLFELVNDNRPAPIAMSAVVALYTVASRTDRPTTWRVGLVTMAVLTAAAMVFGPTHWYAQENLGVFAWTGMAAAAGDAVRSRRAFVDAIRERAERAERTREEEAGRRVAEERLRIARDLHDVVAHHIALVNVQAGVAAHVMDKRPDQAKEALAHVREASRSALDELRATVGLLRQSGDPEAPTEPAPGLAVLDGLLDSFRKAGLPVALARADEGLTLPATVDLAAYRIVQEALTNVRKHAGPDAEAEVSVVRVGRTVEITVLDNGTPPEAPPRPAEQPPVGGHGLLGMRERVGALGGTLTAAPRYGGGFRVQAILPVTSRTGEDRA, encoded by the coding sequence GTGACCCCATCCGGCCCCGCCACCGGCACCCCCCGCGCCCGCCTCCGCGACTGGTTCCACGCGCACCCCCTCGCGTTCGACGCGACGATCGCCGCCGGCGCGCTCGTCGCCATGATCGCCGGGTCCTTCACCGATCCGCACGGCAGCCCGGACGGGCCGACGTTCGGGGACCACGCGCCCGACGCGTGGAGCGTGCTGATCATGATCGCCGGGGCGGCGGCCCTGGTGATGCGCAGGCGCAGCCCCTTCGCCGTGCTCGCCTTCACCGTCACGATCAGCCTCTTCGAGCTGGTCAACGACAACCGCCCCGCCCCGATCGCGATGAGCGCCGTCGTCGCGCTCTACACGGTCGCCTCCCGCACCGACCGGCCCACCACCTGGCGGGTCGGTCTCGTCACGATGGCGGTGCTCACCGCCGCGGCCATGGTCTTCGGGCCGACCCACTGGTACGCGCAGGAGAACCTCGGCGTCTTCGCCTGGACCGGGATGGCGGCGGCCGCCGGGGACGCCGTCCGCAGTCGCCGGGCCTTCGTCGACGCGATCCGGGAGCGGGCCGAGCGGGCCGAGCGGACCCGCGAGGAGGAGGCGGGGCGGCGGGTCGCCGAGGAGCGGCTGCGGATCGCCCGCGACCTCCACGACGTCGTCGCGCACCACATCGCCCTGGTGAACGTGCAGGCCGGGGTCGCCGCCCACGTCATGGACAAGCGCCCCGACCAGGCCAAGGAGGCCCTCGCGCACGTCCGCGAGGCCAGCCGCTCCGCCCTGGACGAGCTGCGCGCCACCGTCGGCCTGCTCCGCCAGTCCGGCGACCCGGAGGCCCCCACCGAGCCGGCCCCGGGCCTCGCCGTCCTCGACGGGCTGCTCGACAGCTTCCGCAAGGCCGGGCTGCCCGTCGCCCTGGCCCGCGCCGACGAGGGCCTGACGCTGCCCGCGACCGTCGACCTCGCCGCGTACCGGATCGTGCAGGAGGCCCTGACCAACGTCCGCAAGCACGCGGGACCGGACGCCGAGGCCGAGGTGAGCGTCGTCCGGGTGGGCCGTACGGTCGAGATCACCGTCCTCGACAACGGCACGCCCCCGGAAGCACCGCCCCGGCCGGCCGAGCAGCCCCCGGTGGGCGGGCACGGACTGCTCGGCATGCGCGAGCGGGTCGGCGCGCTCGGCGGCACCCTCACCGCCGCCCCCCGCTACGGCGGCGGCTTCCGCGTCCAGGCGATACTGCCGGTGACGTCCCGCACGGGGGAGGACCGCGCATGA
- the pspAA gene encoding PspA-associated protein PspAA, translated as MIVRIMGEGQLELADSHFVELNRLDDELLEEMEAGDEYGFRRTLGALLDAVRRLGAPLPDDALEPSELILPSPDATLDEVREMLSDDGLIPG; from the coding sequence ATGATCGTACGGATCATGGGGGAGGGCCAGCTGGAGCTGGCCGACAGCCACTTCGTCGAGCTGAACCGTCTGGACGACGAGCTGCTCGAGGAGATGGAAGCGGGGGACGAGTACGGCTTCCGGCGCACGCTGGGAGCCCTCCTCGACGCGGTCCGGCGCCTCGGGGCACCGCTCCCGGACGACGCGCTGGAGCCCTCGGAGCTGATCCTCCCGTCGCCGGACGCGACCCTGGACGAAGTCCGAGAGATGCTCTCCGACGACGGCCTGATCCCAGGCTGA
- a CDS encoding PspA/IM30 family protein produces the protein MSGVMKRMGMIFRAKANKALDRAEDPRETLDYSYQKQLELLQKVRRGVADVATSRKRLELQLNQLQGQSAKLEDQGRKALALGREDLAREALSRRAALQQQVSDLEVQHQTLQGEEEKLTLAAQRLQAKVDAFRTKKETIKATYTAAQAQTRIAESFSGISEEMSDVGLAIQRAEDKTAQLQARAGAIDELLASGALDDQSGLAKDDIQAELDRLSGGTDVELELQRMKAELAGGPSAQQQAIEGGSGTNQNQGQQQSHPRFEK, from the coding sequence ATGAGCGGTGTCATGAAGCGTATGGGGATGATCTTCCGCGCGAAGGCGAACAAGGCCCTTGACCGGGCCGAGGATCCGCGCGAGACGCTCGATTACTCCTACCAGAAGCAACTGGAGCTGCTGCAGAAGGTGCGGCGGGGCGTCGCCGACGTCGCCACCTCCCGCAAGCGGCTCGAACTCCAGCTGAACCAGCTGCAGGGCCAGTCCGCCAAGCTGGAGGACCAGGGCCGCAAGGCCCTCGCCCTCGGCCGCGAGGACCTGGCGCGCGAGGCGCTGTCCCGGCGGGCCGCGCTCCAGCAGCAGGTCAGCGACCTGGAGGTGCAGCACCAGACGCTGCAGGGCGAGGAGGAGAAGCTCACCCTCGCCGCCCAGCGGCTGCAGGCCAAGGTGGACGCCTTCCGCACCAAGAAGGAGACCATCAAGGCGACCTACACGGCGGCCCAGGCGCAGACCCGGATCGCCGAGTCCTTCTCCGGCATCTCGGAGGAGATGAGCGACGTCGGTCTGGCGATCCAGCGGGCCGAGGACAAGACCGCCCAGCTCCAGGCGCGCGCCGGCGCGATCGACGAGCTGCTCGCCTCGGGCGCGCTCGACGACCAGTCGGGCCTGGCCAAGGACGACATCCAGGCGGAGCTCGACCGGCTGTCCGGCGGTACGGACGTGGAGCTGGAGCTCCAGCGGATGAAGGCCGAGCTGGCCGGGGGTCCCTCGGCGCAGCAGCAGGCCATCGAGGGCGGCTCCGGGACGAACCAGAACCAGGGCCAGCAGCAGTCCCACCCGCGCTTCGAGAAGTAG
- a CDS encoding DUF3043 domain-containing protein: protein MFRSRSKDEKAPTGKVTADLSTKQPRDPEAPKGRPTPKRSEAQTQRRRAATVPTDRKEAAKRQREARRSDLARQREALASGDERYLPARDKGPVRRFVRDFVDSRFAIAEFFLPMAVVILVLSLFGNANRSLQNISLLLWLGVIILIVIDSIGIWIRLRKQLNERFPNEPKRGAIAYGLMRTLQMRRLRLPKPQVKRGERP, encoded by the coding sequence GTGTTCCGTAGCCGTTCGAAGGACGAGAAGGCCCCCACCGGCAAGGTGACGGCGGACCTCTCCACCAAGCAGCCCCGCGACCCCGAGGCCCCCAAGGGCCGCCCGACCCCGAAGCGGAGCGAGGCGCAGACCCAGCGCCGGCGCGCCGCGACGGTGCCGACCGACCGCAAGGAGGCCGCCAAGCGCCAGCGCGAGGCACGCCGCTCGGACCTGGCCCGGCAGCGCGAGGCGCTGGCCAGCGGCGACGAGCGCTACCTGCCCGCCCGCGACAAGGGTCCGGTCCGCCGCTTCGTGCGCGACTTCGTCGACTCCCGGTTCGCGATCGCCGAGTTCTTCCTGCCGATGGCCGTGGTGATCCTCGTGCTGTCGCTGTTCGGCAACGCCAACCGGTCGCTGCAGAACATCTCCCTGCTGCTCTGGCTCGGTGTGATCATCCTGATCGTCATCGACTCGATCGGCATCTGGATCCGTCTGCGGAAGCAGCTCAACGAGCGCTTCCCGAACGAGCCGAAGCGCGGCGCCATCGCCTACGGCCTGATGCGCACGCTCCAGATGCGCCGGCTGCGTCTGCCGAAGCCGCAGGTCAAGCGCGGAGAGCGGCCCTGA
- a CDS encoding class I SAM-dependent methyltransferase, with translation MLPVVAHWPAGPGGLRDTIRQEIIARQLDEQITSRYPVGQRLRILDAGMGQGTQALRLARAGHTVTGLEADPDLLKTARESLATEPAGIRERVRMIEGDGRETGVHFLPGSFDVVLCHGVLMYADEPDALLAGLARMLAPGGLLSLVVRNAEALSMRPGLAGDWSGALAAFDSDVYTDDNGVKVRADRLDALTATLAGIAAPLHAWYGVRVFTDDVPADAGLPAAEELERLLAAEDRAGRTDPYRRVAALLHLCGVRG, from the coding sequence GTGCTGCCCGTCGTCGCCCACTGGCCCGCCGGTCCCGGCGGGCTGCGCGACACCATCCGGCAGGAGATCATCGCCCGTCAGCTCGACGAGCAGATAACCAGTCGCTACCCGGTGGGGCAGCGGCTGCGGATCCTCGACGCGGGCATGGGGCAGGGCACCCAGGCCCTGCGGCTGGCCCGTGCCGGGCACACCGTGACCGGTCTGGAGGCCGACCCGGACCTCCTGAAGACGGCCCGTGAGTCGCTGGCGACGGAGCCCGCCGGGATCCGCGAGCGGGTCCGGATGATCGAGGGCGACGGACGCGAGACCGGGGTGCACTTCCTGCCCGGCAGCTTCGACGTGGTGCTCTGCCACGGCGTGCTCATGTACGCGGACGAGCCGGACGCGCTGCTCGCGGGCCTGGCCCGGATGCTGGCCCCCGGCGGCCTGCTGTCCCTGGTGGTACGGAACGCGGAGGCCCTGTCCATGCGACCGGGCCTCGCCGGGGACTGGTCGGGGGCGCTCGCCGCCTTCGACTCGGACGTCTACACGGACGACAACGGCGTGAAGGTGCGGGCCGACCGGCTCGACGCGCTCACGGCGACGCTCGCGGGGATCGCGGCGCCGCTGCACGCCTGGTACGGGGTACGGGTCTTCACCGACGACGTCCCCGCCGACGCGGGCCTGCCCGCCGCCGAGGAGCTGGAGCGGCTGCTCGCCGCCGAGGACCGGGCGGGGCGCACGGATCCGTACCGGCGGGTCGCGGCGCTCCTGCACCTGTGCGGGGTACGGGGCTGA
- a CDS encoding S1C family serine protease has product MDVSRARRVLLPLVAVALVGGCSSAGDASAPERSTQAAAPLVSNELQDDYQRVIKNVLPSVVQIEASNSLGSGVVYDGKGHIVTNAHVVGQEKSFKVTAATGGQSVTARLVSSYPEQDLAVLKLDSVPQGLKAAKFGDSAEVDMGQIVLAMGSPLGLSGSVTQGIVSATGRTVSEGRDGGGTGATIANMVQTSAAINPGNSGGALVNLDSEVIGIPTLAATDPELGGGSAPGIGFAIPASMVRTVAGQIVKNGKVTDSGRAALNITGRTVLDDNYEPAGVAVVEAPADGAAGKAGLKPGDVITRLGDTEITTITSLSEALAAMQPGDKVTVTYVRGTTTRKTEVTLGEL; this is encoded by the coding sequence ATGGACGTATCCCGTGCCCGTCGTGTTCTCCTTCCCCTCGTCGCCGTCGCACTGGTCGGCGGCTGTTCCTCCGCCGGGGACGCGTCCGCACCGGAGCGCTCCACCCAGGCGGCGGCGCCGCTCGTCTCCAACGAGCTCCAGGACGACTACCAGCGGGTGATCAAGAACGTCCTGCCGTCGGTCGTCCAGATCGAGGCGTCGAACAGCCTCGGCTCCGGGGTCGTCTACGACGGCAAGGGGCACATCGTCACCAACGCGCACGTGGTCGGCCAGGAGAAGAGCTTCAAGGTCACGGCGGCCACCGGCGGGCAGTCCGTCACGGCGCGGCTCGTCTCCTCGTATCCCGAGCAGGACCTCGCCGTCCTCAAGCTGGACAGCGTGCCGCAGGGGCTGAAGGCCGCGAAGTTCGGCGACTCCGCCGAGGTCGACATGGGGCAGATCGTGCTCGCGATGGGCTCCCCGCTGGGCCTGTCCGGCAGCGTCACCCAGGGCATCGTCTCGGCGACCGGCCGCACGGTCAGCGAGGGACGGGACGGCGGCGGCACGGGCGCGACCATCGCGAACATGGTCCAGACGTCGGCGGCGATCAACCCCGGCAACAGCGGGGGCGCCCTGGTCAACCTCGACAGCGAGGTCATCGGCATCCCGACGCTCGCCGCGACCGACCCCGAGCTGGGCGGCGGCTCGGCACCCGGCATCGGCTTCGCGATCCCCGCGTCGATGGTGCGGACGGTCGCGGGCCAGATCGTCAAGAACGGCAAGGTGACGGACTCGGGCCGGGCGGCCCTCAACATCACCGGCCGTACGGTCCTCGACGACAACTACGAGCCGGCGGGCGTGGCGGTGGTCGAGGCGCCGGCGGACGGGGCGGCGGGGAAGGCGGGGCTGAAGCCGGGCGATGTGATCACGCGGCTCGGCGACACGGAGATCACGACGATCACGTCGTTGTCGGAGGCGTTGGCGGCGATGCAGCCGGGGGACAAGGTGACGGTGACGTACGTGCGGGGCACGACGACCCGGAAGACGGAAGTCACCTTGGGCGAGCTGTAG